DNA sequence from the Candidatus Sulfuricurvum sp. RIFRC-1 genome:
ATAATGAAATTAACGACATTGATACTATCTTTGGGTGCGCTTGTTTTATTTAGCGGATGTTCACACAAAGAGGTCTATAAGCCTGAAAACGTGAAGGGTGAATGGCGGAATGCCGGACATTTAAGTGCTTCTATTGCTCAATCAACACAATCAGCTGCCTTGTTGGATAACGGCCGTTTGTTGACCAAAGAGGGGGAGAAAAATATTAAAATCCCTGAAAATTACCGTTTAATCAATGCAAATGGCGCATGGGTAATCACCGAAAGTCCTGAGGGGAATCTCGTCCTTTTTCCGGAAGACGGAACCGATGCCAAGGTAACTTTTGAACTCAAACGCGGTGTTGCTGCAGCGAGTATTCAAGACGATAGCGTTGCTATATTGTTCACCAATAATGAAATGGCAATTTATTCGCTTGAGAGTAAAAAACTCCTTTTTAAAGAGTCTTCCAATGCTCCTATCGCTGTTGATGCCCGTGTAGCAAACCCCCATTTCCTGAAAGAATTGGTACTCTTTTTAACCCTTGATGGAAAAATCGTCATTGTTAACTCGGAGACAAAAAAGGTTCTCCGTTCGGTTGTTGTCAGTTCGGATGAATTTTTTAACAATATCACCTACATGAATGTTGTTGATAATAATCTGGTGGCATCGACCGGCACGGCGGTATTGGCGCTTTCGCAAAAAGAGGCGCGTGAAAAATATGAAATCCGAAATATCGCTTATACCGCTGATGGTATTTGGTTAACGACAAAACAGGGTGAAATCATTGCTCTTAGTCCGACATTGCAATTTAAAGCGAAAAAGAAATTTCCGTTTGCTCACTTTGTAGGGATCAGTGTCCAAAATGATCGTGTTTACGCGTTGGAGCAAGAGGGGTATATGATTGCCCTGACCAAGAACCTTTTGGCGTATGATGTTTATGATATCGACATGGACAGCGATAACAAAATTTTCCTTGGAGACGGACGTTTTTATTTTGACGACCGCTATATCAATATCAAATAATGTCGAAAGAGCTTGAAGCTTTTATCGAATATATTACGGTTATCAAAGCGCTGAGTCCTCGAACGATCTCAGCCTATAGCCATGATTTAAATGAAATCGAGCATACTTCAGAGAAATGTCTCACTGAGCTTGATTCCAACACGGTTTTCCGTGTTCTTGGAACGATTGCGAATAAACGAACGCTTAACCGTAAACTCTCTGCCTTTAACTCTTTTCTCGATTTTTGTCACCGTAACCGCTTTAATTCTGTATCTTCCAAATTTCCCCTCTCCAAAGTTCCGAAAAATCTCCCTAAATACCTTAGTTTTGAAACCATCCAATCCGGCCTAAGATTAGTTGATCGGAGCGAATGGATTGGGTTGCGGGATTATGCACTTCTCCTATTTTTATACGCGACGGGAGTTCGTGTCAGTGAATGTTTGATGGTGGAAGAGGGGGATATCGAAGGGGAATGGCTTCGTATTCGTCACGGTAAAGGGGAGAAAGAGCGTTATGTCCCCATAGCCCCAGAGGCATTAAAGGCACTTCGTGTGTATCAAGAATCGTGCCCCTATCGGCGTTCACACCTTTGGCTGAACTACAGAGGAGAGTCTCTCAGTCGAATTTCTGCGTTTAAAATCACCCAAAAATATCTGGGTGTCTCTCCCCATGCATTGCGTCATTCATATGCAACGGCATTGATACTCGGCGGGGCTGATTTACGCGTTGTCCAAGAGTTACTGGGACACGCATCACTGTTGACGACACAGATATACACCCATGTACAAAAACAGAATCTTCAAGAGACGGTATTGAAACATCATCCGATGGCACATTGTTAAATGGTAAATTTCATTTTGTCATATTTTTCCCTATTTTTGAGCGACGGGGTAGAATAAAGCAAAATTTTAGGAATTACCGATGAACGAAGTCACAGCCTCTATCGATGACAGCATCAAAAATAAAATCTACAGCATTCGCGGAATGCAGGTGATGTTGGATAGAGATTTGGCGGAGCTTTATGATGTTAAGCCTATAAGATTAAGAGAACAAGTAAAAAGAAATAGAGCTAGATTCCCTGATGATTTTATGTTTCAACTAAATGATAATGAAGTTGAGATTATGGTATCGCAAAATGCGATACCTTCAAAACAACATCTTGGCGGTAGTTTGCCTTATGTATTTACTGAGCAAGGGGTAGCAAGCATATCGGGTGTATTAACAAACAAAATTGCTATTGAAATAAATATAAAAATCATGAGAGCTTTTGTAGAGATGCGAAGATTTATCTCAAATAATGCTTTGATTTTTCAAAGACTCGATTCATTGGAGCAAAAACAGTTCAAAACCGATGATAAAGTAGAAGCGATACTGAATGCCATCGAAGATAAATCCATCAAACCAAAACAGGGCATCTTTTACGATGGGCAAGTTTATGATGCGTATATCTTTGTATCGGATTTAATTAAAAGTGCCGATGAAAGTATTGTGTTGATTGATAATTATGTCGATGATACAGTTCTGACGTTGCTTTCTAAACGAGAGGCAAAAGTTAAAACCACTATTTACACCAAAAATATCACTAAACAGCTAGAACTTGATCTCAAAAAACATAATGCACAATATCCAAATATAGAGCTAAAAAAGTTCGATTCATCCCACGATCGGTTTTTGATAATTGATGCTAAAGAAGTTTATCATATCGGTGCAAGTCTCAAAGATTTGGGCAAAAAGTGGTTTGCATTTTCAAAATTTGATGTGGGTGCGTTTAATATATTAGAAAAGTTAAAAAATTGAAATCTTATTCTTGATCTTCGTCAAGAAACTATTTTCTTGTTAAAGTTATCATCCATTTCAAAAAAGGATATAGTTATGACCTATGCTTCATTTACGGCAGATGTGATCTTCGGCGATACACAGCCTGTTATTACTCCGCTCATCACGAATGAATTTACGAAAGAGATCCGAATCGTTTTCCGAGCAGGGCAATCGATGAAAGCGCATAAAACATCATTTCCGATCACGGTGATGATTGTTTCGGGAGAGATCGATTTTGGAATAGGAGAAGAGAGAATGATTTTCGGCGCAGGGGATGTCATTGCATTGAAACCAAATGTTATACACGACCTTAATGCCATTGAAGATTCGATTGTTCGTCTAAGTCTGCATAAAGGAGACAGTGTCGCACGTGTGAGCGGGGTACTTAAGCTATAATATCAGCATGATATTATGTGACATCGGCAATACCTCGGTTGATTTGTTCATGGATGGTAAACGTACCAAGCTTAGTGTAGCTGATTTTAATCCCGTGACACTTCACGACGATGTCTATTATGTCAGTGTTAATGCTTCTTTGAATGAACGTATTTGTGACCTCATGAATTGGCATGATCTGCGAGCATTTATCGACTGGGATAAATACTATTCCACAATGGGAATTGATCGGATCATGGTGTGTGAAGCGGTTAATGAGGGGGTTGTCGTCGATGCGGGGAGTGCCATAACGGTTGATTTGATGCGAGATGGTCTCTATCAGGGTGGATTTATTGCGTTAGGGCTTCGTGCAGCTCAGGAAGCGTATTCAAGACTCTCTCCTGCATTAAACGTGTCATTTAACTTTGAGGTTGATTTGACTATAATGGCGAAAAATACTCCTGATGCACTCACGGTCGGTTTTTTGGCTCCTTTGATTGAAAAGATTGAGCGTCTTGGAAAACCCATTTTCTTGACCGGAGGGGATGCACATCTGTTGTCTCGTTTTTTACCCGAGGCAGTTGTGAGGGAAGATTTGATCTTCCAGGGGATGAATAAGTTGATAGAAAAAGGTGTTAAATGCTAAGTGTCGCACTCCCAAAAGGGCGAATTGCCGAAGATACGTTGGAAATATTTGAAACGATTTTCGGAAGCAGTTTTAAATTTGATGATCGCAAATTGATCCTTCAGACCGAAAATTTTAAATTTTTGTTGGTACGTAATCAGGATGTTGCAACCTATGTCTATCACCAAGCGGCCGATATCGGTGTCGTAGGTCTCGATACTCTTGAAGAGCAGGGGTTGGATGTGATCCGCCTTTTGGACCTGCAAAAAGGGAAATGCCGTGTTGCGATCGGGATGCGTGCGGGGGAAAAACCGGACTTTACCAAAAGCGAAATAAAAGTCGCGACCAAAATGGTGAACATTACCAAGCGCTATTTTGCCGAACGTGCGGTAGCCGCCGATATTATCAAACTCTACGGTTCCATTGAACTTGCTCCCCTCGTCGGGCTTGCCGATATGATTGTCGATGTCGTCGAAACGGGCAGTACGATGAAACAAAATGGATTGGAAGTGGTTGAAACAATTATGGAATCAACCACCCATCTGATCGCCAATAAAAACAGTTTTTTCGAGAAAAAAAGTGAGATATTAGATATTTACGAAAAAATAAACGCTCTTTTGTACGGAAAATAATTAAGCAATTCACAATTGATTAACAAATACTATTTACAATACTGAAAATTAACAAAGGATATTAAAATGTCAAAGATTATTTTACCTGTTGCTTTATCGGTGCTTTTTTCTACGTCAGCGGTAATGGCGGAGAATTTTTCGACGGTTGAATACGTTAACGTGATACGATCAACGCCTAACTACTCAACGATTCAAGAAGAGGTTCCTAGCCAAAAGTGCTACGACGTACAAGAGCAAGTCAGTTCGGGCGGAACGAACAATGATGTTATCGGTGCTGTTGTCGGAGGTGCTTTAGGCGGTGTTCTAGGACATCAAGTCGGCGGCGGAAAAGGTAAAACGGCGGCAACTGTCGGTGGAGCGGTGCTCGGAACGCTAGCCGGTCAAAACGTAGGGAGCAAGTACAATACCCCTTCTTCAACAACGTATCAAACCGTTCGCAAATGTGAGAATATTACAACTGTAAAAACCCGTCAAGTAGTGGATGGCTATATCAATTACGCCAAATTTAAGGGAAGAGAAATCAGTGTCGAGAGCAATAGCGCATTGAAACAGATTCCTGTTACCGTCACCTACAGCTATTAATTTTCTCTAAGCCTCCTAAAAAGGGCTTAGATTTCCTCTTTATAACCATCTTTTTAAAGTTTTTTCGTTAAAATCAATCATATTATTTTATTATTTTCAGGAGTCTATATGGCACTCAAAGTGGCAATCAACGGCACAGGAAGAATTGGAATTATCGTCGCTAAGATTATTGCTGAACGCAGTGACATTGAATTAGTAGCATTGAATACGACGGCAAAGCCTGAAATGCTTGAATATCTTTTGAAATTTGACAGTGTACATCGCGGTATCGATGCAAAAGTAATCGATGAAAACACCATAGCAATCGCAGGTAAAAACGTTCGTATGTTCCGTGAACGCGATATCGACAAAGTTGATTTCGGCAGTACGGGAGCTGAAGTGGTTATTGAGTGTACGGGTGTCTTTTTGGATCAGGAGAGCTGTCAAAAACA
Encoded proteins:
- a CDS encoding PQQ-binding-like beta-propeller repeat protein, with protein sequence MKLTTLILSLGALVLFSGCSHKEVYKPENVKGEWRNAGHLSASIAQSTQSAALLDNGRLLTKEGEKNIKIPENYRLINANGAWVITESPEGNLVLFPEDGTDAKVTFELKRGVAAASIQDDSVAILFTNNEMAIYSLESKKLLFKESSNAPIAVDARVANPHFLKELVLFLTLDGKIVIVNSETKKVLRSVVVSSDEFFNNITYMNVVDNNLVASTGTAVLALSQKEAREKYEIRNIAYTADGIWLTTKQGEIIALSPTLQFKAKKKFPFAHFVGISVQNDRVYALEQEGYMIALTKNLLAYDVYDIDMDSDNKIFLGDGRFYFDDRYINIK
- a CDS encoding tyrosine-type recombinase/integrase — translated: MSKELEAFIEYITVIKALSPRTISAYSHDLNEIEHTSEKCLTELDSNTVFRVLGTIANKRTLNRKLSAFNSFLDFCHRNRFNSVSSKFPLSKVPKNLPKYLSFETIQSGLRLVDRSEWIGLRDYALLLFLYATGVRVSECLMVEEGDIEGEWLRIRHGKGEKERYVPIAPEALKALRVYQESCPYRRSHLWLNYRGESLSRISAFKITQKYLGVSPHALRHSYATALILGGADLRVVQELLGHASLLTTQIYTHVQKQNLQETVLKHHPMAHC
- a CDS encoding ORF6N domain-containing protein, whose amino-acid sequence is MNEVTASIDDSIKNKIYSIRGMQVMLDRDLAELYDVKPIRLREQVKRNRARFPDDFMFQLNDNEVEIMVSQNAIPSKQHLGGSLPYVFTEQGVASISGVLTNKIAIEINIKIMRAFVEMRRFISNNALIFQRLDSLEQKQFKTDDKVEAILNAIEDKSIKPKQGIFYDGQVYDAYIFVSDLIKSADESIVLIDNYVDDTVLTLLSKREAKVKTTIYTKNITKQLELDLKKHNAQYPNIELKKFDSSHDRFLIIDAKEVYHIGASLKDLGKKWFAFSKFDVGAFNILEKLKN
- a CDS encoding cupin domain-containing protein, with amino-acid sequence MTYASFTADVIFGDTQPVITPLITNEFTKEIRIVFRAGQSMKAHKTSFPITVMIVSGEIDFGIGEERMIFGAGDVIALKPNVIHDLNAIEDSIVRLSLHKGDSVARVSGVLKL
- a CDS encoding type III pantothenate kinase — its product is MILCDIGNTSVDLFMDGKRTKLSVADFNPVTLHDDVYYVSVNASLNERICDLMNWHDLRAFIDWDKYYSTMGIDRIMVCEAVNEGVVVDAGSAITVDLMRDGLYQGGFIALGLRAAQEAYSRLSPALNVSFNFEVDLTIMAKNTPDALTVGFLAPLIEKIERLGKPIFLTGGDAHLLSRFLPEAVVREDLIFQGMNKLIEKGVKC
- the hisG gene encoding ATP phosphoribosyltransferase, which produces MLSVALPKGRIAEDTLEIFETIFGSSFKFDDRKLILQTENFKFLLVRNQDVATYVYHQAADIGVVGLDTLEEQGLDVIRLLDLQKGKCRVAIGMRAGEKPDFTKSEIKVATKMVNITKRYFAERAVAADIIKLYGSIELAPLVGLADMIVDVVETGSTMKQNGLEVVETIMESTTHLIANKNSFFEKKSEILDIYEKINALLYGK
- a CDS encoding glycine zipper 2TM domain-containing protein codes for the protein MSKIILPVALSVLFSTSAVMAENFSTVEYVNVIRSTPNYSTIQEEVPSQKCYDVQEQVSSGGTNNDVIGAVVGGALGGVLGHQVGGGKGKTAATVGGAVLGTLAGQNVGSKYNTPSSTTYQTVRKCENITTVKTRQVVDGYINYAKFKGREISVESNSALKQIPVTVTYSY